In the genome of Dromiciops gliroides isolate mDroGli1 chromosome 1, mDroGli1.pri, whole genome shotgun sequence, the window ATGGAATTTTACATCAGGTGTCTTTGTGTTCCTCTGCATGGCAAGGAGATCGAATCAGTCGATactcaaagaaattaattcagactattcgtTGGAAGGTCAAatcctgaagctgaagcttaGGTACTTTGGCCacaaaatgagaagatgggactcattggaaaagaccctgatgttgggaaagactgaaagaaaaagaagaggacaacagaggatgaaatggataagatggtgtcatggaagcaacaaacatgagtTCAAACAGACTTTGGGATGTGGTGGAGGACAGAatggcctggcatgctatggttcatggggtcacaaagaactggacatgactgaatgatagAAAACAAAAGCATACCTAAAGGTTTTTTTCACATGATTTGTCAATATGTATCACACTCTGAGAGTGCTGTCCCTCAAGGCTCATCTCAAGAACTATTCACTATAGAGAGTCTTTCCCAATTCCCTCCAGCTACTAGTGtgaccccctacacacacacacaccctaagtACCTCAGATTTATTCATTCTGTGGGGTAGCTTAGTGACATAGTGGAATGTGGGAATTTGGAAGATCTAAGTTCACATTCCTTCTGACATTTATTTGCTGTGTAACTGCACAAGTCATTTGccttctctggccttcagttgattgatctgtaaaatgagggtaaaatTAACAACTCCCTCACTAGGCTATGCAAAGAATTAGcagagataatgtatgtaaagcactttgcaaaaccttATAGCCAGAAATTGGAATTcaagttattgttgtttttgttgttattaacaacaacatatgtacatgttgtctccccactaGAGTGTAAGCTCCATAAAAGCAAGGACTACTTCATCTTCGTCTTTATATCACCTTTGCCCAGGACAGACTTTGGcccacagtagacatttaattaacacttgtcaattgattgattgattgattgattgattttacaacattctttttttttttttggtgaggcaattggggttaagtgacttgcccagggtcacacagctagtaagtgttaagtgtctgaggtcggatttgaactcaggtcctcctgaatccaggtcctgtgctctatccagtacgccacatagctgccctgattgatcgatttcttttaaaaaccttGTGCCTTCCTCAGGGTTATTCCAGCCCATTAAATGTGGGACTGGCCCCTACAAGAagccaaagacaaaaaaacaaacaagatcaATATTAGTAAAGTTACAAAGATGgtaaataatcaacaaacatttactaagcacctactatgtgccagacactgcagtATTAGgcatataaatgcaaaaaaaagacagtctGGAGACCTCGTCTCCTGTCTCTGGTTCTTGCTTCAAGAGTGTTTGGACGGAACAGACCCAGGAATCTCCCAGCTCCCCTCGCGCTAGATCTTCGTCCTTCTGCAGCCCGCCAGCCCCTGGGACCACCCGACCCCCGCTTTCGAGACCATCCGCCCCTGGCCTCCGAGACCAAACAGCTCCGGGACCAGCCGCCTCCTCCCGTTGCTGTCGCCAAAACTTCTCCTCCGAGGCCGAGGCCGCGGTCAACCGCCTGGCCAACCTCTACCTGCTGGCCTCCTACTCCTACCTGTCCCTGGGTTTCTGTCTCGACGGGGACGATGTCGCTCTGCCGAGGGTGTCGCATTTTTTCCGTGACCCGGCGAAGAACAAACGCGAGGGCGCCGAGCGCCTTATGCGGCTCCAGAACCAACGTGGGGGCCGGGTCCTCCTCCAGGCTGTGCAGAAACCTGCCCAGGACGAGTGGGCCCGCAGCTTGGATGCCATGGAGGCTGCCCTGAGCCCGGAGAAGCAGGCCCTCCTGAAGCTGCACACCCTGGGCTCCAGCCAAGGGGATCCACACCTCTGTGACTTCCTGGAGAGCCGCTACCTGGGCGAGGAGGTGAGGCTGCTGAAGAGCCTGGGCGACCACCTGACCACCCTGCATCACGTGCAGGCCGACCCCCAGCCGGGGCTGGGAGAATACCGAGCCTGAAGCACGACTAGGAGGAGCAGCCCCACGAGAAGGCAAACGGGGCCCACAGTAAAGAATAAAGCTGGCTCGCTGctctctgctaaaaaaaaaaaaaaaaaaagacagtctctaccctcaatgCGCTTGCAATATACCAGAGGAAGACGACTCATAAAAGAAGCTGAAAGGGATGGGGCGAAGTACCTAATGCTGGGCATCATGAGAATGTGCTGATCCCCCTCATTAAATGGAAGTCCTGGGGTCCATGGCTTTACCCTACAATGAGAAGGACAAAAGGGAGGGATGACATGTGAGTATCAAGGCTGATTTGATCTCAAAGGATAATGAGGTTTCCCAATGCCAGTAAGGAAATGGGATGTCTATCCTGAGCCCTCTCAGGACAGAGGGAGAAATCTGTCTTTGATGCtcctggcacaggaccacccccatcaaagaaggcactgtgctccatgagcaaagcagaagaAACACGAGATGCACAGAGACATCTCCAATCTAAATGTTCACGTGGACTATCTGTGCCGGACCTGTGGTAGTAGCCTTTcaagttcatattggtctgatcagccccTGTcgaacacactgtaccttgaacCCCaccatagtgatatcatttttgatcctcttcaagaatgaaggacaataaccaaTCAAACAAACCTgactcccatttttttcttttctgggatttttcttctttttagggTCCCTACCAGTTGCCAGATCCCAGGGCTTTCAGGCTGATGCAACCTTGTCCTCAAAGAAAATGATCCAATAAAATAATTGACACTAATGTTTTATGAACTTAATATAGCATATTAAGTCActaataaagtatattaaatcACTGATAGCCTTCCTGGGggtatttgtcttttaaaagggGAACCATGGGGATGGTATGATGTAACAGTTCAATTCAAAACCAAGTTATTAACCCAAGTATTTTGTGTTAattaatcattttcagtcatgcccaactctttgtgacctttgggggggttttcttggcaaagacattgaagcagtttgccatttccttctccagttcattttacagatgaggaaactgaagcaaacagagtcaagtgacttgttcaggatcacacagctagtcagtatctgatgctggatttgaactcagggctccctgactccaggttcagcagcCCATTAACCAAAACCTACTGTGTGAAAAGTACTGTACTAGTCACTAAATGGAAAAAGGATGGAAATAAATGGGTATCTCCCCTACAGGATCTGACAATCCTGCCTAGGGAAAAAGTTGTGGACAACAAAAAGGACAAGATGAACGAGATGTGAAAATGgtagatgaaaaataaaagtacCATGAAAGCTTTGTGTTACTGACCTAAGATTTCATTGATGCAGCAAATTCAAAGTCAGGAAATTCCCTCATCAGGGCACATCAACACATTCTGCAGCTTGTGGCCTTAGAGAGCTCCCCTGGAAcacagggaggaagaaggagattcTAGGGAGCCAAGTCGAACACTTTAGGAAGGGCTGCCAAAAGAAGTGGATCACCCATATAAAATCTTcacctataggggcagctaggtggcgcagtggatagagcaccagccctggattcaggaggaccggagttcaaatccagcctcagacacttgacacttactagctgtgtgaccctgggcaggtcacttaaccccaattgcctcactaaaagggcagctaggtggtgcagtagatagagcactggccctggattcaggaggacctgagttcaagtctgacctcagacacttgacacttactagctgtgtgaccctgggcaagtcacttaaccccaattgctccaccaaaaaaaaaaaaaaaatcttcacctATAGCAGTATTTGCCCTGAGACCTAACATCATTAACAACTCACCATTCCTTCCTGCCTCTAATTTTGGTTTAAGCCAAACTCAGCTAAATCCTGGGCATGATCGTGTTGGTCCATCTAATGTGCCAGGTATGGAACCTAGGGGAGAAGGGATTTTGGAATTCGTTTCTGCCTTCTAGTCTGAATCTGTGGGACCTCACACAGACACATAATCTGTGGCATGTTCCACGAGGCAAGCAGGCagttattttttaatcttctttccaAATTACAATAGTATTGGGTTGTCAAAACTGCTCAttccgggacagctaggtggtgcagtggatagaatactggccttgaagtcaggaggacctgaattcaaatccagcctcagacacttgatacttactagctgtgtgaccctgggcaagtcatttaaccccaactgcctcaccaaaaaaaaaaaatgctcattcccttccccttctatatCTATAGGGAAAATTGGAGCTAACCATTAGAGAGAAAATATTATCACTATCTCtatttaacagaaaaggaaactgagtctcaaaaaaagtgaaatgacatCTATGGTCATGGTCACCCATCTAATaataaggatttgaacccaacacCCCTTGACTCTAGGTCACATACTTACTACAAGATATCAGCTTTTTACTTCAACACTCAGATAAACAATATATTAATTACCTACAGTGATGAAGGCTCTGCGTGAGAAACTGaacataaaaatatgaaaattaacaCCGCCGTTagc includes:
- the LOC122749712 gene encoding ferritin light chain-like, with amino-acid sequence MQKKDSLETSSPVSGSCFKSVWTEQTQESPSSPRARSSSFCSPPAPGTTRPPLSRPSAPGLRDQTAPGPAASSRCCRQNFSSEAEAAVNRLANLYLLASYSYLSLGFCLDGDDVALPRVSHFFRDPAKNKREGAERLMRLQNQRGGRVLLQAVQKPAQDEWARSLDAMEAALSPEKQALLKLHTLGSSQGDPHLCDFLESRYLGEEVRLLKSLGDHLTTLHHVQADPQPGLGEYRA